The following proteins are co-located in the Trichocoleus sp. FACHB-46 genome:
- a CDS encoding ferredoxin-thioredoxin reductase variable chain produces the protein MKVGDRVRVKESVIVYHHPDHRNQAFDIKGQEGEVVAVVKEWQGRPVSANLPIQVKFDKKFRAHLQEVELEVTA, from the coding sequence ATGAAAGTTGGCGATCGCGTTCGCGTCAAAGAATCCGTCATTGTGTACCATCATCCTGACCATCGCAATCAAGCATTTGATATCAAAGGTCAGGAAGGCGAAGTAGTAGCTGTCGTCAAGGAGTGGCAGGGCCGACCCGTCAGTGCCAACCTACCCATCCAAGTCAAATTTGACAAAAAATTTCGCGCTCACTTGCAAGAAGTAGAACTAGAAGTAACCGCATAG
- a CDS encoding PP2C family serine/threonine-protein phosphatase → MSNSELKISCPNLACANPQNSLGQKLCAHCETPLIYRYLWASGSSATQRSPQELVLGRYYVLTPQIWLDTQPGLLPHLPPAWPDELLAYLHLYPQRLHVPELYGFASSREETTQWDIALLDNAAIDSGGTLHPSMAEVWPQTTSLRQVYWLWQLLQLWQPLAEQGVASSLMIPENLRVEGWRVRLRELYADQPESDAQPRSLLSRKLPQPPTLEEFGEFLFAWASEAQVVVAQPLQTVLHPLRTAEASLASVVTQLNQLLLEQSSQLPLQLKLLGESDTGKQRSLNEDAYFPTVPDLREGQARPKEKLVPHLAIVCDGIGGHEGGEVASQLAVRSLKLQIRAFLTEVEEQEELLSPELIMEQLEAAIRVVNNLICAQNDTQGRESRQRMGTTLVMALQLPQRVKLTTGATADNAHELYIANVGDSRAYWITPHYCHLLTLDDDVATREVRLGRSLHREALHRPDAGGLTQALGTRDAEFLRPTVQRFIVEEDGLLLLCSDGLSDNGLIERAWLDYAEPVLRGKLSLSAAVQALIDLANQHNGYDNTSVVLMHCRVSSDFQLNWFDPKRATNATSGWPADMSEASKALLYGESGEAETPATAVPVSTVTRKRNRFVVVLSLLILLAGGGTAGLIAWSQLNPQGFQQLRQRLPNPLNQALPPGSPTN, encoded by the coding sequence ATGAGCAATTCTGAGCTAAAAATTTCTTGCCCTAACCTAGCCTGTGCTAATCCACAGAATTCTCTAGGCCAGAAGCTTTGTGCCCATTGTGAAACACCGCTCATCTATCGCTACCTCTGGGCCAGTGGCAGCAGCGCGACTCAGCGATCGCCACAGGAATTGGTTCTAGGCAGATACTACGTTTTGACTCCACAGATTTGGCTAGACACCCAACCTGGATTGCTGCCGCACCTCCCTCCTGCCTGGCCAGATGAGTTGCTCGCTTATCTGCATCTCTATCCTCAACGGTTGCATGTGCCAGAGTTGTACGGGTTCGCTTCCAGCCGAGAAGAAACAACTCAGTGGGATATTGCACTGCTGGACAACGCCGCCATCGACTCAGGCGGGACCTTACACCCCTCAATGGCCGAAGTCTGGCCGCAAACCACCTCCCTGCGCCAAGTCTATTGGCTGTGGCAATTGCTGCAACTGTGGCAACCGCTAGCTGAGCAAGGCGTGGCCTCCAGCTTAATGATTCCAGAGAACCTGCGAGTAGAAGGTTGGCGCGTCCGACTGCGCGAGTTGTATGCTGACCAACCTGAATCAGATGCCCAACCGCGATCGCTCCTCAGCCGCAAGTTGCCTCAGCCTCCCACCCTAGAAGAATTTGGCGAATTTCTCTTTGCCTGGGCTTCCGAAGCTCAAGTGGTCGTGGCTCAACCGCTGCAAACCGTCTTGCACCCGTTACGCACAGCGGAAGCCTCGCTTGCCAGTGTGGTCACGCAACTCAACCAGTTATTGCTAGAACAATCTTCTCAATTGCCGCTCCAGCTCAAGCTACTCGGCGAGTCGGATACAGGCAAGCAGCGATCGCTGAATGAAGATGCTTACTTCCCTACAGTGCCCGACTTGCGAGAAGGCCAAGCCCGTCCCAAAGAGAAATTAGTGCCCCACCTGGCGATCGTTTGTGATGGCATTGGTGGCCACGAAGGCGGGGAAGTTGCAAGTCAGTTGGCAGTGCGATCGCTCAAGCTCCAAATTCGTGCCTTTTTAACAGAAGTAGAAGAACAGGAAGAACTGCTGTCACCAGAGCTGATTATGGAACAGCTAGAAGCAGCCATTCGCGTCGTGAATAACTTGATTTGCGCTCAAAACGATACTCAAGGGCGAGAATCGCGACAGCGCATGGGCACAACCCTAGTCATGGCGCTTCAGTTGCCGCAGCGAGTCAAACTGACTACAGGTGCAACTGCTGATAATGCCCATGAGCTATACATCGCCAATGTCGGAGATAGCCGTGCTTACTGGATCACCCCTCACTACTGCCATCTGTTGACCTTGGATGATGACGTAGCCACCAGAGAAGTTCGGTTGGGCCGTAGTTTACATCGCGAAGCGCTACACAGACCTGATGCAGGCGGATTAACACAAGCCCTAGGCACCAGAGATGCCGAATTTCTTCGACCCACTGTGCAGCGCTTCATTGTCGAGGAAGATGGGTTGCTTTTGCTCTGCTCCGATGGCCTCAGTGATAACGGCTTGATTGAGCGAGCTTGGCTTGATTACGCCGAACCTGTGCTGCGAGGTAAATTGTCTCTGTCAGCCGCAGTTCAAGCCTTGATCGATTTAGCCAACCAACACAACGGCTACGACAACACCTCTGTTGTGTTGATGCACTGTCGAGTCTCCTCCGACTTCCAGCTCAACTGGTTTGACCCCAAACGAGCGACCAATGCAACGAGTGGTTGGCCCGCAGATATGTCCGAAGCCTCCAAAGCGTTGCTCTATGGCGAATCAGGTGAAGCCGAAACCCCTGCCACTGCTGTTCCGGTCAGTACAGTAACTCGCAAACGCAACCGCTTTGTCGTCGTCCTCAGCTTATTAATCTTGTTAGCTGGTGGCGGTACCGCTGGTTTAATTGCTTGGTCACAACTCAACCCGCAAGGCTTCCAGCAATTGCGTCAACGTCTACCCAACCCCCTCAACCAAGCTTTACCCCCCGGTTCCCCGACTAATTGA
- a CDS encoding NfeD family protein yields MPFGPTVIWLLAGVGFCLVELLLPTAFVASMMGVSAFIVALISLVLPQLSWQIILWMVISVALVVLVQRWVPKQKASAIADATEAETLTEILPGKTGRVLYEGNSWQAQCDDETLAIAPQQKVCVVGRKGTTLLVMPENLLHH; encoded by the coding sequence ATGCCTTTCGGTCCTACAGTGATTTGGTTGCTGGCAGGAGTCGGATTTTGTTTAGTAGAGCTATTGCTGCCGACTGCATTTGTCGCCTCAATGATGGGTGTGAGTGCGTTTATCGTTGCCCTGATTTCATTGGTTTTGCCGCAGCTTAGTTGGCAAATTATCCTCTGGATGGTCATTTCGGTAGCGCTGGTAGTTTTGGTGCAACGTTGGGTACCCAAGCAGAAGGCCTCAGCGATCGCAGATGCCACAGAGGCAGAAACTTTAACCGAGATTTTGCCAGGAAAAACGGGTCGGGTGCTCTACGAAGGCAATTCCTGGCAGGCCCAGTGTGATGATGAAACGCTGGCGATCGCGCCTCAGCAAAAAGTCTGTGTAGTCGGTCGTAAAGGCACGACTCTGCTGGTCATGCCAGAAAATTTACTGCATCACTAG
- a CDS encoding SPFH domain-containing protein: MNQFILMLVLALGGVGLSGVRILSQGNEALVETLGRYNGKKLKPGPNFVFPGLDRVVFKETIREKVLDIPPQQCITRDNVSITVDAVVYWRIIDMERAWYKVENLKSAMVNMVLTQIRAEMGKLELDDTFTARSQISELLLRELDIATDPWGVKVTRVELRDIVPSKAVQESMELQMSAERRKRASILTSEGERESAVNSARGKAEAQVLDAEARQKAVILEAEAQQKSIILRAQAERQQQVLKAQATAEALQIVAKTLKTDPDAHEALQFLLAQHYLEMGTTIGSSGSSKVMFMDPRSIPATLEGMRSIVGDDSTHANNHNSKLDPAANLGLS, encoded by the coding sequence ATGAATCAATTTATCTTAATGCTCGTTCTCGCCCTAGGCGGTGTGGGGCTTTCTGGCGTCAGAATTCTGAGCCAAGGGAATGAAGCGCTCGTTGAAACCCTGGGACGCTACAACGGCAAAAAACTCAAACCAGGGCCAAATTTCGTCTTTCCTGGTTTGGATCGCGTGGTGTTCAAAGAAACCATCCGCGAAAAGGTTTTAGACATTCCTCCCCAACAATGCATTACCCGTGACAACGTATCCATCACTGTGGACGCCGTAGTCTACTGGCGCATTATCGACATGGAGCGGGCCTGGTACAAGGTGGAGAACCTCAAGTCGGCAATGGTAAACATGGTGCTGACCCAGATTCGGGCCGAAATGGGCAAGCTAGAACTCGATGACACCTTCACGGCGCGATCGCAAATTAGTGAGCTGCTGCTCCGGGAGCTAGACATCGCCACCGACCCTTGGGGGGTAAAAGTCACCCGTGTTGAGCTACGCGACATCGTACCCTCCAAAGCCGTCCAGGAATCGATGGAATTGCAAATGTCCGCAGAGCGACGGAAACGCGCCTCTATCCTGACATCAGAAGGCGAAAGAGAATCAGCCGTCAACTCTGCCAGAGGTAAAGCAGAAGCTCAAGTGTTGGATGCGGAAGCCAGACAAAAAGCAGTCATCTTGGAAGCGGAAGCTCAACAAAAAAGCATTATCCTCAGAGCGCAAGCAGAGCGGCAACAGCAAGTGCTCAAGGCTCAAGCCACTGCCGAAGCACTTCAGATTGTGGCCAAAACCCTTAAAACTGACCCCGATGCTCACGAAGCGCTGCAATTTTTACTAGCGCAACACTATCTAGAAATGGGCACCACCATTGGCAGCAGCGGCAGCAGCAAGGTAATGTTTATGGACCCGCGCAGTATTCCTGCCACTTTAGAAGGGATGCGATCGATCGTGGGGGATGACAGCACTCACGCTAACAACCACAACTCCAAGCTTGATCCTGCTGCTAATCTAGGGCTTTCATAA
- a CDS encoding Fur family transcriptional regulator: MKAQRTRSQERILALLKTLNRAVSAQDLYVELRSQSQSMGLATVYRSLDALKLEGVVQVRTLASGESLYSCLQQDKHHLTCLQCGASIPIHECPVHELETQLQRSHQFKIYYHTLEFFGLCDPCQAAQSANGVVS; this comes from the coding sequence ATGAAAGCTCAACGCACCCGCAGCCAGGAGCGTATTTTAGCCCTATTGAAGACCCTAAATCGAGCCGTTTCTGCCCAAGATCTCTACGTGGAATTGCGGAGTCAAAGTCAGAGCATGGGGCTTGCTACGGTCTATCGCTCCCTAGACGCTTTGAAATTAGAGGGTGTGGTACAGGTACGCACGTTAGCCAGTGGTGAATCGTTGTACAGCTGTTTGCAGCAAGATAAGCACCACCTCACTTGCTTACAATGTGGTGCCTCAATTCCCATTCATGAATGTCCGGTACACGAGCTAGAGACGCAGCTCCAGCGATCGCATCAGTTCAAGATCTACTACCATACCCTGGAGTTTTTTGGCCTCTGCGATCCCTGCCAAGCGGCTCAAAGTGCTAACGGGGTGGTTAGTTAG
- the purS gene encoding phosphoribosylformylglycinamidine synthase subunit PurS: MTRKYQARIYVTLRPSVLDPAGTAVQSGLQHMGYDNVEQVRIGKYVELTLTAADETAARQQLDRVCDQLLANPVIENYRFELTESATLNSGVTA; the protein is encoded by the coding sequence GTGACTCGAAAGTATCAGGCTCGAATCTATGTTACCCTCCGTCCCTCCGTACTAGATCCAGCCGGGACGGCAGTGCAATCTGGATTGCAACATATGGGCTACGACAATGTGGAGCAAGTTCGAATCGGCAAATATGTGGAACTGACCCTGACAGCAGCAGATGAAACCGCAGCTCGACAGCAGTTGGATCGAGTGTGCGATCAACTTTTAGCGAACCCGGTGATTGAGAACTATCGCTTCGAACTCACCGAATCAGCCACCCTCAACTCAGGGGTAACCGCATGA
- the purQ gene encoding phosphoribosylformylglycinamidine synthase subunit PurQ — translation MKFGVVVFPGSNCDRDVATVTEGLLQQPTRMVWHEESDISDLDVVVVPGGFSYGDYLRCGAIARFSPVMQATIKHAEQGKLVLGICNGFQVLTEAGLLPGALVRNRDLHFVCDRVPVKVERNDLPWTQEYQAGEVITLPIAHGEGSYYADPDTLAELEANGQVLFRYCTAAGEAENGSNPNGSLNNIAGICNHRGNVLGMMPHPERAAEPILGNTDGMKLFHGLLSAVAAIA, via the coding sequence ATGAAGTTTGGCGTTGTTGTATTTCCTGGCTCGAATTGCGATCGCGACGTTGCCACCGTTACCGAAGGCTTACTTCAGCAGCCAACGCGCATGGTTTGGCATGAGGAAAGCGACATTTCCGATTTAGATGTGGTAGTAGTTCCCGGTGGTTTTAGCTACGGCGATTACCTCCGCTGCGGGGCGATCGCTCGTTTCTCTCCTGTCATGCAAGCTACGATCAAGCATGCTGAGCAGGGCAAGCTAGTTCTGGGCATTTGCAATGGCTTCCAGGTGTTGACGGAAGCAGGACTGCTGCCTGGAGCTTTGGTCCGTAACCGTGACTTACACTTTGTCTGCGATCGCGTCCCCGTTAAGGTGGAGCGAAATGATTTGCCTTGGACGCAGGAATATCAGGCAGGAGAAGTGATTACCCTACCGATTGCCCATGGTGAAGGTAGTTATTACGCTGACCCCGACACCTTGGCTGAGCTTGAAGCCAATGGTCAGGTGCTGTTCCGTTACTGCACAGCGGCAGGAGAGGCTGAAAATGGCAGCAACCCCAACGGCTCCCTCAACAACATCGCTGGCATTTGTAATCATCGGGGCAACGTTTTAGGCATGATGCCCCACCCAGAGCGAGCCGCTGAACCCATCTTAGGTAACACCGATGGCATGAAATTGTTTCACGGTTTGTTGTCTGCCGTTGCTGCGATCGCTTAA
- a CDS encoding TVP38/TMEM64 family protein: MRLLRRKRFWLFVATIAVITLISVLFLKGWFINLRSWLRTLGPWSIPMFIAVYVLMTLAGLPNALLMLGSGTLFGFSKGVLYASIADILGATACYVVGKTIARKQIKKWLAKNPKFLEIDKAIARKGWKIILLTRLSPVLPSSVLNYGFSCTKVKFRDYFIFTWIGMLPVIAFYVYLGSFGFRMMGREGSPQNLLLQLSGLLATVATAIYTTRVAKRALAQAEDAA, encoded by the coding sequence ATGCGATTGTTGCGGCGTAAAAGGTTTTGGTTATTCGTGGCTACGATCGCTGTAATTACTTTAATTAGCGTGCTCTTTCTTAAGGGCTGGTTTATCAATTTGAGGAGCTGGCTGCGGACTTTAGGACCGTGGTCTATTCCGATGTTTATTGCTGTTTATGTCCTCATGACCCTGGCGGGGTTACCTAATGCCTTGCTGATGCTCGGCTCCGGTACTTTGTTCGGGTTTAGCAAAGGAGTACTTTACGCCTCAATCGCAGATATTTTGGGGGCGACGGCTTGTTATGTCGTGGGTAAAACCATTGCTCGCAAACAGATAAAGAAATGGCTCGCCAAAAATCCCAAGTTTCTCGAGATTGACAAAGCGATCGCTCGTAAGGGCTGGAAAATCATCCTATTGACTCGCCTCTCGCCAGTGCTGCCTTCGAGTGTGCTTAACTACGGCTTCAGTTGTACCAAGGTCAAATTTAGAGACTATTTCATCTTTACTTGGATCGGGATGTTGCCCGTAATCGCCTTCTACGTTTACCTCGGCTCTTTTGGCTTCAGGATGATGGGTCGAGAGGGTTCGCCGCAAAATCTGTTGCTGCAACTTAGTGGACTGTTGGCCACAGTAGCCACTGCGATTTACACGACGCGAGTCGCTAAGCGAGCCTTGGCCCAAGCTGAAGATGCTGCCTAG
- a CDS encoding GH3 auxin-responsive promoter family protein, translating to MSILLPILATVSRQVKNSFVKKTRRTLAVQEQFLKELLVAYQDTALGREYGLGDIKTIDQFRDRVPVLPYSSYELYTERIAQGEQNVLTPDPVVYLNLTSGSTGQKKLIPVTKRFQNSLRQANLTSIGFLSDALRDRGSQFGKLLATNSVQLLGRTPGGIEYGPASVGVLRMGKFLYEQLFAHPYETLLPDDSLTRHYLCLLFALCQPEMRGLGANFPMLVLRICNYLEQYAEELIHDLDQGTIAPWLKLAPDVRTKLERQWSANPSRAAQLREVWKSEGRLIPRLVWPQLSYVATARGGTSDFYFERFPQYFGDTPGYGAVYASAEGTFSIYPELGQDGSILAIESGFFEFIPEDQWEAEQPQTLLAPEVRVGDRYRILMTNYSGFYRYDIGDVVEVTGFYEQSPLIVFRHRRGGLLSSTTEKTTEFHVTQVMQSLQQEFGLPLEDFCVTLAEDVIPAHYLVNIELLPGQALDNPSAFLHRFDQKLKEIHTSYEVKRRDAVPAPRLRILASGSFAIVRQRQLKKGVPDSQLKFPHISEDRSFLAGLTVDQEIRLPEVANRESY from the coding sequence ATGTCGATCTTGTTACCGATTCTGGCGACTGTGAGTCGTCAAGTGAAAAATAGCTTTGTCAAAAAAACTCGGCGCACTTTAGCGGTGCAAGAGCAGTTCCTGAAAGAGTTGCTGGTTGCCTATCAAGACACTGCCTTGGGGCGAGAGTATGGTTTGGGCGACATCAAAACCATTGACCAATTCCGCGATCGCGTCCCAGTTTTACCCTACAGCAGCTATGAGCTTTATACCGAGCGCATTGCTCAAGGTGAGCAAAACGTCTTAACCCCCGATCCGGTGGTCTATCTCAACCTCACCAGCGGTTCGACGGGGCAAAAAAAACTAATTCCCGTCACCAAGCGATTTCAAAACTCTCTGCGGCAGGCGAATCTCACCAGCATTGGGTTTTTGAGTGACGCCTTACGCGATCGCGGCTCCCAGTTTGGCAAACTGCTTGCTACCAACTCGGTACAGCTTTTGGGTCGCACTCCGGGCGGTATTGAGTATGGGCCTGCCAGCGTTGGCGTACTGCGGATGGGCAAATTCCTCTACGAACAACTTTTTGCGCATCCCTACGAAACGTTGCTGCCCGACGACAGCTTGACGCGGCACTATCTCTGCCTACTGTTTGCGCTGTGCCAGCCTGAGATGCGAGGTTTAGGAGCTAACTTTCCCATGCTGGTGTTGCGGATCTGCAATTATTTGGAGCAATATGCTGAGGAGTTGATACACGATTTAGACCAGGGCACGATCGCGCCTTGGTTGAAATTAGCGCCGGACGTGCGTACGAAACTAGAGCGACAATGGTCAGCCAATCCAAGCCGAGCGGCCCAACTCCGCGAGGTCTGGAAGTCGGAAGGGCGGCTGATCCCAAGGCTCGTTTGGCCGCAGCTTTCCTATGTGGCAACTGCGCGGGGCGGCACTTCGGACTTCTACTTTGAGCGCTTTCCTCAGTACTTTGGCGACACCCCAGGTTATGGCGCGGTCTATGCCTCTGCCGAAGGCACGTTTAGCATCTATCCGGAACTGGGCCAAGACGGCAGCATTCTGGCGATCGAGAGTGGGTTTTTTGAATTTATCCCGGAAGATCAATGGGAGGCTGAACAGCCCCAAACCCTACTAGCGCCGGAAGTGCGAGTGGGCGATCGCTACCGCATCTTGATGACCAACTACAGCGGTTTCTATCGCTACGACATTGGTGATGTGGTCGAAGTGACAGGCTTTTACGAGCAATCGCCATTGATTGTTTTCCGCCATCGTCGAGGGGGGCTGCTCTCCTCTACCACCGAAAAAACCACCGAATTCCATGTGACTCAAGTGATGCAATCGCTGCAACAAGAGTTTGGCCTGCCCCTAGAAGATTTTTGTGTCACTTTGGCTGAAGATGTGATTCCAGCCCACTATCTAGTAAACATTGAGCTGCTGCCTGGTCAAGCACTCGATAATCCGTCAGCTTTCTTACATCGGTTCGACCAAAAACTGAAGGAAATTCACACTTCCTACGAAGTTAAGCGACGAGATGCTGTGCCCGCACCGCGACTTCGGATTCTGGCTTCAGGCAGCTTTGCGATCGTCCGCCAACGGCAGCTTAAGAAAGGGGTGCCAGATTCTCAGCTCAAGTTTCCTCACATCAGTGAGGACCGCAGTTTCTTGGCAGGGTTAACCGTGGACCAGGAAATTCGACTGCCGGAAGTGGCGAATCGAGAATCTTACTAG
- a CDS encoding sterol desaturase family protein, which yields MLTLEPIAIGIACFIIAFILASLVEYWMHRLMHASPRVGERHRDHHRRNEGQGVLWEFRDYVRGTFIVLGLMFFVSIPAGSGWLLGGIAYAAFSAYAHQLQHENPTKCFWMKMPVHYVHHKYGMWDHNFGLAVDWWDHIFGTYKPVEWLSEQELNQPERSYLQLRWW from the coding sequence ATGCTGACCTTAGAGCCGATCGCCATCGGCATTGCCTGTTTCATCATCGCTTTTATTCTGGCCAGCTTGGTGGAGTACTGGATGCACCGCCTAATGCATGCGTCCCCTCGGGTGGGCGAGCGCCATCGCGACCACCATCGGCGTAACGAAGGCCAAGGCGTTTTGTGGGAATTCCGTGACTACGTCAGAGGCACGTTTATTGTGCTGGGCTTGATGTTTTTTGTCTCGATCCCTGCGGGTAGCGGGTGGCTGCTAGGTGGGATCGCCTATGCGGCGTTCTCAGCTTATGCCCATCAGCTCCAGCACGAAAACCCCACTAAGTGCTTCTGGATGAAGATGCCTGTGCATTACGTACATCATAAATACGGCATGTGGGACCACAACTTCGGCCTAGCTGTAGATTGGTGGGACCATATTTTTGGCACTTACAAACCTGTGGAGTGGCTGAGCGAGCAAGAACTGAACCAACCAGAACGGAGTTATCTGCAACTCCGTTGGTGGTAA
- a CDS encoding Mpo1-like protein — protein MSEFRQLLQESKAHFVASHQNPINQALHHLTNILAIAAVILLFYDWRLTLVCLVFTQVFALGGHAVFEKNQPAFVKYPGVTILSSFTWSFENWFGLRQILAYLQRKTA, from the coding sequence TTGAGCGAATTTCGACAGTTGTTGCAAGAATCGAAAGCCCACTTTGTTGCCAGTCATCAAAACCCCATTAACCAGGCTCTGCACCATCTCACCAATATTTTGGCGATCGCAGCGGTAATCTTGCTATTTTACGATTGGCGGCTGACCTTAGTTTGCCTAGTATTCACCCAAGTGTTTGCCCTAGGCGGCCATGCTGTCTTTGAAAAAAATCAGCCTGCTTTCGTCAAGTACCCTGGCGTCACTATTCTCAGTTCCTTCACTTGGTCCTTTGAGAATTGGTTTGGTCTGCGCCAAATTCTGGCTTACTTACAGCGCAAGACGGCTTAG
- a CDS encoding amidohydrolase family protein produces the protein MYQGLLVIDADAHKLENPLLLRDYIEPQYRDRIGLVIDSLGDQRAKLIDFNPATGKNDYVRMFPQPQGLGKGGFRNLHPETTLGAMFNRVRIEHMDREGVDVQVIYGTLNLIFSSILDKDFAIALCRAYNTYMADDCRGYDNRLKPIGVLPLQDVDAAIAEMKRCINELGMVGIAVAPNLPIPHPKAPDAFPEIRTCKNISHPDFRPLLQTAVDLDIALGIHGGPGSYMVGGIADHMETFVLSHIFVQRNQQQMAMARMVFDGAFEQFPTLRVGFLEGGCGWIPDLAHAFHEHWEKRIRDFDPKNPYRPSLMDFTKLMIQERGVQNVNLLNQAKNLFDLLWSAEHDPAKIDDASLYEHYDLRHRDPMDYFKRGQIFASYESDDPGPSYMPQAMGEAGKHIPCFSGDYGHWDGVLKDCVKDAATATEYDREHLALLLGGNALALYGDRLRNSLPDYVKAESTVTAQ, from the coding sequence ATGTATCAAGGTTTACTGGTAATCGATGCGGATGCCCATAAGCTCGAAAATCCGCTGCTGCTGCGGGATTATATAGAGCCACAGTATCGCGATCGCATTGGTCTAGTGATTGATAGTTTGGGTGATCAGCGCGCGAAGCTGATTGACTTTAATCCTGCGACTGGCAAAAACGATTATGTGCGGATGTTCCCCCAGCCCCAAGGCTTAGGCAAAGGTGGCTTCCGCAACCTCCATCCTGAGACGACTCTCGGTGCCATGTTCAATCGGGTCCGCATTGAGCACATGGACCGCGAAGGTGTAGATGTCCAAGTTATCTACGGCACGCTCAATCTGATTTTTTCCAGCATTTTAGATAAAGATTTTGCGATCGCCCTCTGCCGCGCTTACAACACCTACATGGCAGATGACTGCCGTGGTTATGACAACCGCCTCAAGCCCATTGGGGTTCTGCCACTTCAAGATGTGGACGCTGCGATCGCAGAGATGAAGCGCTGCATCAATGAACTCGGCATGGTCGGTATAGCGGTGGCTCCCAACCTGCCCATTCCTCATCCCAAAGCACCAGACGCCTTCCCCGAAATCCGCACCTGCAAGAACATCAGCCATCCAGACTTCCGCCCCCTCCTACAAACTGCTGTGGATTTGGATATTGCTTTGGGCATCCACGGTGGCCCTGGTTCTTACATGGTGGGCGGCATCGCTGACCACATGGAGACCTTTGTCCTGAGCCACATCTTCGTGCAGCGCAACCAGCAGCAAATGGCAATGGCGCGCATGGTCTTCGATGGGGCATTTGAGCAATTCCCCACCCTACGGGTTGGTTTCCTCGAAGGAGGTTGCGGCTGGATTCCTGACCTCGCCCATGCTTTCCATGAGCACTGGGAGAAGCGAATTCGTGACTTCGATCCTAAGAACCCATATCGCCCCTCCCTCATGGACTTCACCAAGCTAATGATCCAAGAGCGGGGTGTGCAAAACGTTAACTTGCTCAACCAGGCAAAAAATCTGTTCGACTTGCTGTGGAGTGCTGAGCATGACCCTGCCAAGATCGATGACGCGAGCCTGTATGAGCACTACGATCTGCGCCACCGCGACCCGATGGACTACTTCAAACGGGGTCAGATCTTTGCGTCCTATGAGTCGGATGACCCAGGCCCCTCCTACATGCCTCAGGCAATGGGTGAAGCAGGCAAGCACATTCCTTGCTTCTCTGGTGACTACGGCCATTGGGATGGCGTCCTCAAGGATTGCGTTAAGGATGCAGCCACAGCCACTGAGTACGATCGCGAGCATCTGGCATTATTGTTAGGCGGTAATGCGCTGGCGCTCTACGGCGATCGCTTGCGTAATTCTTTACCTGATTACGTCAAAGCTGAATCTACCGTTACAGCTCAATAA